The following are encoded together in the Thermomonas brevis genome:
- the glk gene encoding glucokinase encodes MSPSSLALVGDIGGTNARFALVDLAAPKIELRESKSLPNADFASLQHAIEHYLAGVSEKPERAALAVACPVGSDEIRLTNRAWSFSRSELQRTLGLSELRMLNDFGAVAWAIPALDTDHLLTLHGKLETPLRGPVSVLGPGTGLGVALLVGSDANGWHVVETEGGHVGFSPIGDEERAISAWLTAQHGRTSTERLLCGKGLSEIDAVLRGVGAILPGQLPQPGETTLRAPVLRDPAEIVAAALDGHDQAARRTLARFCAVLGSVAGDCALIHGARSVVIAGGIVPRFVPFLRSSAFRERFLAKGRLTPMLESLPIHVITHPHPGLLGAACALRATEL; translated from the coding sequence ATGAGCCCGTCCAGCCTCGCCCTGGTCGGCGACATCGGCGGCACCAACGCGCGTTTCGCGCTGGTCGACCTGGCCGCGCCGAAGATCGAGCTGCGCGAATCGAAGTCGCTGCCCAACGCCGATTTCGCCAGCCTGCAACACGCCATCGAGCACTACCTCGCCGGCGTCTCCGAGAAGCCCGAGCGCGCCGCGCTGGCGGTGGCCTGTCCGGTCGGCAGCGACGAGATCCGCCTGACCAACCGCGCCTGGTCGTTTTCCCGCAGCGAACTGCAGCGCACGCTGGGCCTGTCCGAACTGCGCATGCTCAACGATTTCGGTGCGGTCGCCTGGGCGATCCCCGCGCTCGACACCGACCACCTGCTGACCCTGCACGGCAAGCTGGAAACCCCGCTGCGCGGCCCGGTCAGCGTGCTCGGCCCCGGCACCGGCCTCGGCGTGGCGCTGCTGGTCGGCTCCGACGCAAACGGCTGGCACGTGGTGGAAACCGAGGGCGGCCACGTCGGCTTCTCGCCGATCGGCGACGAGGAGCGCGCGATCTCCGCGTGGCTCACCGCCCAGCACGGCCGCACCTCGACCGAACGCCTGCTGTGCGGCAAGGGCCTGTCCGAGATCGACGCGGTGCTGCGCGGCGTCGGCGCGATCCTGCCAGGCCAGTTGCCGCAGCCCGGCGAAACCACCCTGCGCGCGCCCGTCCTGCGCGATCCCGCCGAGATCGTGGCCGCCGCGCTGGACGGCCACGACCAGGCCGCGCGCCGTACGCTGGCGCGGTTCTGCGCCGTGCTCGGCAGCGTGGCCGGCGACTGCGCGCTGATCCACGGCGCGCGCAGCGTGGTCATCGCCGGCGGCATCGTCCCGCGCTTCGTCCCGTTCCTGCGCAGCAGCGCCTTCCGCGAGCGCTTCCTCGCCAAGGGCCGGCTGACGCCGATGCTGGAATCGCTGCCGATCCACGTCATCACCCATCCCCATCCCGGCCTGCTCGGCGCCGCCTGCGCGCTGCGCGCCACGGAGCTTTGA